The following proteins are encoded in a genomic region of Rattus rattus isolate New Zealand chromosome 2, Rrattus_CSIRO_v1, whole genome shotgun sequence:
- the Kcnk7 gene encoding potassium channel subfamily K member 7, producing MGTLKPWARYLLLVMAHLLAMGLGAVVLQALEGPPALHLQAQLQAELAAFQAEHRACLPPEALEELLGAVLTAQAHGVSSLGNGSETSNWDLPSALLFTASILTTTGYGRMAPLSSGGKAFCVVYAALGLPASLALVAALRRCLLPVFSCPGAWVAARWQLAPAQAALLQAAGLGLLVACVFMLLPALVLWGIQGNCSLLEAVYFCFGSLSTIGLGDLLPAQGRGLHPAIYRLGQFALLGYLLLGLLAMLLAVETFSELPQVRAVVKFFGPSNSRPDEDRDGILGQDELALSTMPPDAPVMGQTIPASASQQTPAC from the exons ATGGGAACTCTGAAACCATGGGCCCGATACCTGCTCCTCGTTATGGCCCACCTGCTAGCCATGGGCCTTGGGGCTGTGGTGCTTCAGGCCCTGGAGGGCCCTCCAGCTCTCCACCTCCAGGCCCAGCTCCAGGCTGAGCTGGCTGCCTTCCAGGCAGAGCACAGGGCCTGCTTGCCACCTGAAGCACTGGAGGAGCTGCTAGGTGCGGTCCTGACAGCACAGGCCCACGGAGTTTCCAGCCTGGGCAACGGCTCAGAGACAAGCAACTGGGATCTGCCCTCAGCTCTGCTGTTTACAGCCAGCATCCTCACCACCACCG GTTATGGCCGTATGGCCCCACTCTCCTCAGGTGGAAAGGCCTTCTGTGTGGTCTACGCGGCCCTTGGGCTGCCGGCCTCTCTAGCACTTGTGGCTGCCCTGCGCCGCTGCCTGCTCCCCGTGTTCAGTTGCCCAGGTGCCTGGGTAGCTGCTCGCTGGCAGCTGGCACCAGCACAGGCTGCTCTGCTCCAGGCAGCAGGACTGGGCCTCCTGGTGGCCTGTGTCTTCATGCTGCTGCCGGCACTGGTGCTGTGGGGCATACAGGGCAACTGCAGCCTGTTAGAAGCCGTCTACTTTTGCTTCGGCTCACTCAGCACTATCGGCCTAGGAGACTTGCTGCCTGCCCAGGGAAGAGGCCTGCATCCAGCCATTTATCGCCTTGGGCAATTTGCACTTCTTG GTTACTTGCTCCTGGGGCTCCTGGCCATGTTGTTAGCAGTAGAGACGTTCTCAGAGCTGCCACAGGTCCGAGCTGTGGTGAAATTCTTTGGGCCCAGTAACTCTAGACCCGATGAAGACCGAGATGGCATCCTAGGCCAAGATGAGCTGGCTCTGAGCACCATGCCACCTGACGCCCCAGTCATGGGACAAACCATCCCGGCATCAGCATCACAACAGACACCAGCTTGCTGA